Genomic DNA from Meleagris gallopavo isolate NT-WF06-2002-E0010 breed Aviagen turkey brand Nicholas breeding stock unplaced genomic scaffold, Turkey_5.1 ChrUn_random_7180001926617, whole genome shotgun sequence:
TTCCCTGTTTCCCTGCTTTGGATTGTCCCTTTCACAAAGGATTCCTTAGGATGCGCCACAAAGACAGATGTCTTGGCATCAAAAGGCTTGTTCTGGGCCTcgattctttccttctctgactTTCGGAGATAAGGAGCGGCCTCTCCAAAGGCGGCCATCTCAGCATCTGGAGAAGCCATGGCTGCGCTTACACAGGAAGCACAGTCAGAAGAGTGCTCTGTAGGAAAGGAAATATGCTCAGTCAGTGAGTAT
This window encodes:
- the LOC104916657 gene encoding myosin heavy chain, skeletal muscle, adult-like, which encodes MASPDAEMAAFGEAAPYLRKSEKERIEAQNKPFDAKTSVFVAHPKESFVKGTIQSRETGKVTVKTEAGETLTVKEDQVFSMNPPKYDKIEDMAMMTHLHEPAVLYNLKERYAAWMIY